A genomic segment from Burkholderia plantarii encodes:
- a CDS encoding LysR family transcriptional regulator has product MNLKFLETFIWVAKLRSFSLAAEKLHSTQAAISSRISVLEQELGARLFKREPKGVTLTREGERVLRHAEQVSRSMTQLYESLQGETFAYGTIRIGAMDSAIHSWFVDFVTDVMEHYPNLDIEVTSDTALNLNEQLRRGMLDMVIQTDMLRDESIRSIGVLELAVVWIAAAGSPVSGRLPEDTATAALRRLGSERLITYSRHSRPHQDVLRLMQSYGINEARVSCVNSLAAMIRLTQAGFGVAALPPALVQDLLEKGTLRRLEGLEVPPPLPFTIAWRTGSEWTERLVEIAVETVRGYAARLGEGAARVIV; this is encoded by the coding sequence GTGAACCTGAAGTTCCTGGAAACCTTCATCTGGGTGGCGAAGCTGCGCAGCTTCAGCCTTGCCGCCGAAAAGCTGCATTCCACGCAGGCCGCCATCTCGAGCCGGATCTCGGTGCTCGAGCAGGAGCTTGGCGCCCGGCTGTTCAAGCGCGAGCCGAAGGGCGTGACGCTCACGCGCGAGGGCGAGCGCGTGCTGCGCCACGCCGAGCAGGTCAGCCGCTCGATGACGCAGCTCTACGAGTCGCTGCAGGGCGAGACCTTCGCCTACGGCACGATCCGCATCGGCGCGATGGACAGCGCGATCCACTCGTGGTTCGTCGATTTCGTCACCGACGTGATGGAGCACTACCCGAACCTCGACATCGAGGTGACGTCCGATACGGCGCTGAACCTGAACGAGCAGCTGCGGCGCGGCATGCTCGACATGGTGATCCAGACCGACATGCTGCGCGACGAGTCGATCCGCAGCATCGGGGTGCTGGAACTGGCCGTGGTGTGGATCGCGGCGGCCGGCTCGCCCGTCAGCGGCCGGCTGCCCGAGGACACCGCCACCGCCGCGCTGCGCCGGCTCGGCAGTGAGCGGCTGATCACCTATTCGCGCCATTCGCGCCCGCACCAGGACGTGCTGCGGCTGATGCAGTCCTACGGCATCAACGAGGCGCGCGTGAGCTGCGTGAACTCGCTGGCGGCGATGATCCGGCTCACCCAGGCCGGTTTCGGCGTGGCCGCGCTGCCGCCCGCGCTGGTGCAGGACCTGCTGGAGAAGGGCACGCTGCGCCGTCTCGAAGGGCTGGAGGTGCCGCCGCCGCTGCCGTTCACGATCGCGTGGCGCACCGGCTCCGAATGGACCGAGCGGCTGGTCGAGATCGCCGTCGAGACGGTGCGTGGGTATGCGGCGCGGCTGGGGGAGGGTGCGGCGCGCGTGATCGTGTAG
- a CDS encoding DUF979 domain-containing protein — protein MTVSLTLFFWLLGLLLVTIGAIIVADRRHPKRFLAGGFWTVYGIVFLAGDRLPPALVGALVVAMALVAGFGGVVGAKPDVPAEPARRASAARLGNRLFLPALTIPFVTVLGTLLAPHLVVGGVALLDPKNVTLVAFGIGCVIAFGFACRLTHDSARQGVHEARRLVDALSWAVVLPQMLGMLGLVFADAGVGKAVAHLTTAYVNLDLRFVAVAVYCVGMALFTVIMGNGFAAFPVMTGGIGVPVLVGVFHANPAPMVAIGMFSGYCGTLLTPMAANYNIVPAALLELPDKYGVIRAQAPTALVMLAVNIVLLYTLM, from the coding sequence ATGACCGTCTCGCTCACCCTGTTCTTCTGGCTGCTCGGGCTGCTGCTCGTCACGATCGGCGCGATCATCGTGGCCGACCGCCGGCATCCGAAGCGCTTCCTCGCCGGCGGCTTCTGGACCGTCTACGGCATCGTGTTCCTGGCCGGCGACCGCCTGCCGCCCGCGCTGGTCGGCGCGCTGGTGGTGGCGATGGCGCTGGTGGCCGGGTTCGGCGGCGTGGTGGGGGCCAAACCCGACGTGCCGGCCGAGCCGGCGCGCCGCGCCAGCGCCGCGCGCCTCGGCAACCGCCTGTTCCTGCCCGCGCTGACGATCCCGTTCGTCACCGTGCTCGGCACGCTGCTCGCGCCGCATCTGGTGGTCGGCGGCGTGGCGCTGCTCGATCCGAAGAACGTCACGCTGGTGGCGTTCGGCATCGGCTGCGTGATCGCGTTCGGCTTCGCCTGCCGGCTCACGCATGACTCGGCGCGGCAGGGCGTGCATGAGGCGCGGCGGCTGGTGGACGCGCTGTCGTGGGCGGTGGTGCTGCCGCAGATGCTCGGCATGCTCGGCCTGGTGTTCGCCGACGCCGGCGTGGGCAAGGCGGTGGCGCACCTCACCACCGCCTACGTGAACCTCGACCTGCGCTTCGTGGCGGTGGCCGTCTACTGCGTCGGCATGGCGCTCTTCACGGTGATCATGGGCAACGGCTTCGCGGCTTTCCCGGTGATGACGGGCGGCATCGGCGTGCCGGTGCTGGTCGGCGTGTTCCATGCGAACCCCGCGCCGATGGTGGCGATCGGCATGTTCTCGGGCTATTGCGGCACGCTGCTCACGCCGATGGCCGCCAACTACAACATCGTGCCGGCGGCGCTGCTCGAATTGCCCGACAAATACGGCGTGATCCGCGCGCAGGCGCCCACCGCGCTCGTGATGCTGGCCGTCAATATTGTCCTGCTGTATACGCTGATGTAG
- a CDS encoding DUF969 domain-containing protein, with translation MQSAVNLTPLIGVALIVAGFALRFNPMLIVTLAAIATGLAAHFPPLSVLAAIGAGFLKTRTIPLIILLPLAVIGLLERHGLRERAQIWIGGIRAATPGRLLLAYLLVRELTAALGLTGLGGHPQMVRPLVAPMAEGAAETRFGQLGDAVRQRLRAFAASADNVGLFFGEDVFVAFGAIVLMVTFLREAGIVVEPMQVALYGLPTALAAFLVHGFRLWRLDGWLARQAVPGAAASSASASASSPAAGHAQGDQA, from the coding sequence ATGCAGTCCGCCGTAAACCTGACTCCGCTGATCGGCGTGGCGCTGATCGTCGCCGGTTTCGCGTTGCGCTTCAATCCGATGCTGATCGTCACGCTCGCGGCGATCGCCACCGGCCTGGCCGCGCATTTCCCGCCGCTGTCCGTGCTGGCCGCGATCGGCGCCGGCTTCCTGAAGACGCGCACCATTCCGCTCATCATCCTGCTGCCGCTCGCGGTGATCGGCCTGCTCGAACGGCACGGGCTGCGCGAGCGCGCGCAGATCTGGATCGGCGGGATCCGCGCGGCCACCCCGGGCCGGCTGCTGCTGGCCTACCTGCTGGTGCGCGAGCTGACCGCCGCGCTCGGGCTGACCGGCCTGGGCGGCCATCCGCAGATGGTCCGCCCGCTGGTCGCGCCGATGGCCGAGGGCGCCGCCGAGACGCGCTTCGGCCAGCTCGGCGACGCGGTGCGCCAGCGGCTGCGCGCGTTCGCGGCGTCGGCCGACAACGTCGGGCTGTTCTTCGGCGAGGACGTGTTCGTGGCGTTCGGCGCGATCGTGCTGATGGTCACGTTCCTGCGCGAGGCCGGCATCGTCGTCGAGCCGATGCAGGTCGCGCTGTATGGCCTGCCCACCGCGCTGGCGGCGTTCCTCGTCCACGGCTTCCGGCTCTGGCGGCTCGACGGCTGGCTCGCGCGGCAGGCCGTGCCGGGCGCCGCGGCGTCATCGGCGTCCGCATCCGCATCCTCGCCCGCGGCGGGCCACGCGCAAGGAGACCAGGCATGA
- a CDS encoding hydantoinase B/oxoprolinase family protein: MEVTQQHEPDAREPRRAAAPDIAADDARWQFWVDRGGTFTDIVARRPDGRLVTHKLLSENPERYRDAVVQGIRDLIGVGAGEPLPQQRIEVVKMGTTVATNALLERKGARTLLAITRGFADQLRIGYQERPDIFARHIELPAQMYERVVEIDERLDAHGNLLRALDEAAARAALAAARAAGIDSIAIVLMHGYRFPAHELRVAELARECGFTQVSVSHQVSPLMKLVGRGDTAVVDAYLSPVLRDYVSRVTEHTGAVRLMFMQSSGGLVDAGRFQGKDAILSGPAGGIVGAVRTSEAAGERRVIGFDMGGTSTDVAHYDGAYERVFETRVAGVRVRAPMMDIHTVAAGGGSICSFENGRFKVGPESAGAYPGPASYRNGGPLTVTDCNVMLGRVQADHFPHVFGPNGDLPLDVEVVRRRFAELAAQVERETGRAMRAEAVAEGFLAVAVDSMAQAIKTISVERGHDVTDYALCAFGGAGGQHACAVADALGMRRIVLHPFAGVLSAYGMGLADLRVLRERAVEAELDAAVAASLRARFEELEAEAVAAILAQHVPRERVEAARAVRLKYRNTDSTLEVPYAGAAAMQGAFETLHRKRYGFAMADKPLVVESVVVEAIGLTEPPLLQGAAPRVANAAAAPDARATLYTGGRAATVPLHARRDLAVGARLDGPALITEEISTIVLQAGWQASVLADGTLRLDRRAGVDGGDGAAQAITTARHPVHLEIFNNLFMSIAQQMGVTLEKTSYSVNMKERLDFSCAIFDREGGLIANAPHIPVHLGSMSDSVQSVIRDHGAAMRRGDVFMLNVPYNGGTHLPDITVVMPVHGETGELLFYVAARGHHGDVGGITPGSMPPDSTTIEEEGVLLDNVRIVAAGRFLEPEVRALFAAGPWPSRNIDQNIADLTAQIAACECGAAELLRVTARYGAEVVLAYMGHVQANAEEAVREAIATLADGEFAYEMDDGAVIRVAVSIDRARRVARVDFTGTSEQRGSNFNAPRSVCKAAVLYVFRTLLSADIPMNEGVLRPIEIVIPHGSMLNPAYPAAVVAGNVEVSQSITDALYGALDVMAGSQGTMNNFTFGDAAQQYYETIAGGSGAGRVHPGTDAVQTHMTNSRMTDPEVIEWRFPVLVEQHAIRAGSGGAGRQAGGDGAVRRIRFTRAMTANILANRRRVPPFGLAGGAAGAVGRNWIERADGTIDHFGATHTTTMAPGDVFVIETPGGGGYGAAD; this comes from the coding sequence GCGGTGGTGCAGGGCATCCGCGACCTGATCGGGGTGGGCGCCGGCGAGCCGCTGCCGCAGCAGCGCATCGAGGTGGTGAAGATGGGCACCACGGTGGCCACCAACGCGCTGCTCGAACGCAAGGGCGCGCGCACGCTGCTGGCGATCACGCGCGGCTTCGCCGACCAGTTGCGGATCGGCTACCAGGAGCGCCCCGACATCTTCGCGCGCCATATCGAGCTGCCGGCGCAGATGTACGAGCGCGTGGTCGAGATCGACGAGCGCCTCGACGCGCACGGCAACCTGCTGCGCGCGCTCGACGAGGCGGCCGCGCGCGCGGCGCTGGCCGCCGCCCGCGCGGCCGGCATCGACTCGATCGCGATCGTGCTGATGCACGGCTACCGGTTCCCCGCCCACGAGCTGCGGGTGGCCGAACTGGCGCGCGAATGCGGCTTCACGCAGGTGTCGGTGAGCCACCAGGTTAGCCCGCTGATGAAGCTGGTCGGGCGCGGCGACACGGCGGTGGTGGACGCCTATCTCTCGCCGGTGCTGCGCGACTACGTGAGCCGCGTGACCGAGCACACCGGCGCGGTGCGGCTGATGTTCATGCAGTCGAGCGGCGGGCTGGTGGACGCCGGGCGCTTCCAGGGCAAGGACGCGATCCTGTCCGGGCCGGCCGGCGGCATCGTCGGCGCGGTGCGCACCAGCGAGGCGGCCGGCGAGCGCCGCGTGATCGGCTTCGACATGGGCGGCACCTCCACCGACGTGGCGCATTACGACGGCGCCTACGAGCGCGTGTTCGAAACCCGGGTGGCCGGCGTGCGCGTGCGCGCGCCGATGATGGACATCCACACCGTGGCGGCCGGCGGCGGCTCGATCTGCTCGTTCGAGAACGGCCGCTTCAAGGTCGGCCCCGAATCGGCCGGCGCGTATCCGGGCCCGGCCAGCTATCGCAACGGCGGCCCGCTCACCGTGACCGACTGCAACGTGATGCTGGGCCGCGTGCAGGCCGACCACTTCCCGCACGTGTTCGGGCCGAACGGCGACCTGCCGCTCGACGTCGAGGTGGTGCGCCGCCGGTTCGCCGAACTCGCCGCGCAGGTCGAGCGCGAAACCGGCCGCGCGATGCGCGCCGAGGCGGTGGCCGAAGGCTTCCTGGCGGTGGCCGTCGACAGCATGGCGCAGGCCATCAAGACGATTTCGGTCGAGCGCGGCCACGACGTGACCGACTACGCGCTCTGCGCGTTCGGCGGCGCGGGCGGCCAGCATGCCTGCGCGGTGGCCGACGCGCTCGGCATGCGCCGCATCGTGCTGCACCCGTTCGCGGGCGTGCTGTCGGCTTACGGGATGGGCCTGGCCGACCTGCGCGTGCTGCGCGAGCGCGCTGTGGAGGCCGAACTCGACGCGGCCGTGGCCGCTTCGCTGCGCGCGCGCTTCGAGGAGCTGGAGGCCGAGGCGGTCGCGGCGATCCTCGCGCAGCACGTGCCGCGCGAGCGCGTGGAGGCCGCGCGCGCGGTGCGCCTGAAATACCGCAACACCGATTCCACGCTGGAAGTGCCGTACGCCGGCGCCGCCGCGATGCAGGGCGCGTTCGAGACGCTGCACCGCAAGCGCTACGGCTTCGCGATGGCCGACAAGCCGCTGGTGGTCGAATCGGTGGTGGTGGAGGCGATCGGCCTGACCGAGCCGCCGCTGCTGCAGGGCGCCGCGCCGCGCGTGGCCAACGCCGCCGCCGCGCCCGACGCGCGCGCCACGCTCTACACCGGCGGGCGCGCGGCCACGGTGCCGCTGCACGCGCGCCGCGACCTCGCGGTGGGCGCGCGGCTCGACGGCCCGGCGCTGATCACCGAGGAAATCTCCACCATCGTGCTGCAGGCCGGCTGGCAGGCGAGCGTGCTGGCCGACGGCACGCTGCGCCTGGACCGCCGCGCCGGTGTCGACGGCGGCGACGGCGCCGCGCAGGCCATCACCACCGCGCGCCACCCGGTGCACCTGGAGATCTTCAACAACCTGTTCATGTCGATCGCGCAGCAGATGGGCGTGACGCTCGAGAAGACCTCGTACTCGGTCAACATGAAGGAGCGGCTCGACTTCTCCTGCGCGATCTTCGACCGCGAGGGCGGCCTGATCGCCAACGCGCCGCACATCCCGGTCCATCTCGGCTCGATGAGCGACAGCGTGCAGAGCGTGATCCGCGACCATGGCGCCGCGATGCGGCGTGGCGACGTGTTCATGCTGAACGTGCCGTACAACGGCGGCACCCACCTGCCCGACATCACGGTGGTGATGCCCGTGCATGGCGAGACCGGCGAGCTGCTGTTCTACGTGGCCGCGCGCGGCCACCACGGCGACGTGGGCGGCATCACGCCGGGCTCGATGCCGCCCGACAGCACCACCATCGAGGAAGAGGGCGTGCTGCTCGACAACGTGCGGATCGTCGCGGCCGGCCGCTTCCTCGAACCCGAGGTGCGCGCGCTGTTCGCCGCCGGCCCCTGGCCGAGCCGCAACATCGACCAGAACATCGCCGACCTGACCGCGCAGATCGCCGCCTGCGAATGCGGCGCCGCCGAGCTGCTGCGCGTGACCGCGCGCTACGGTGCCGAGGTGGTGCTGGCCTACATGGGCCACGTGCAGGCCAACGCCGAGGAGGCGGTACGCGAGGCGATCGCCACGCTCGCCGACGGCGAGTTCGCCTACGAGATGGACGACGGCGCCGTGATCCGCGTGGCGGTATCGATCGACCGCGCGCGGCGCGTGGCGCGCGTGGACTTCACCGGCACCAGCGAGCAGCGCGGCAGCAACTTCAACGCGCCGCGCTCGGTCTGCAAGGCCGCCGTGCTCTACGTGTTCCGCACGCTGCTGAGCGCCGACATCCCGATGAACGAGGGCGTGCTGCGGCCGATCGAGATCGTGATCCCGCACGGCTCGATGCTGAACCCGGCCTATCCGGCCGCGGTGGTGGCCGGCAACGTCGAGGTCTCGCAGTCGATCACCGACGCGCTGTACGGCGCGCTCGACGTGATGGCCGGCTCGCAGGGCACCATGAACAACTTCACGTTCGGCGACGCGGCCCAGCAGTACTACGAAACCATCGCCGGCGGCTCCGGCGCGGGCCGCGTGCATCCGGGCACCGACGCGGTGCAGACCCACATGACCAACTCGCGGATGACCGATCCCGAGGTGATCGAGTGGCGCTTCCCGGTGCTGGTCGAGCAGCACGCGATCCGCGCCGGCAGCGGCGGCGCGGGGCGCCAGGCCGGCGGCGACGGCGCGGTGCGGCGGATTCGCTTCACCCGCGCGATGACCGCGAATATTCTGGCGAATCGCCGCCGCGTGCCGCCGTTCGGGCTCGCCGGCGGCGCCGCCGGCGCGGTGGGGCGCAACTGGATCGAGCGCGCCGATGGCACGATCGACCATTTCGGCGCGACCCACACCACCACCATGGCGCCCGGCGACGTGTTCGTGATCGAGACGCCGGGCGGCGGCGGGTATGGCGCGGCGGACTGA